Below is a window of Halobaculum lipolyticum DNA.
CTCATTGTCGGAGAGTCGGGCGGGCGGGGCATGAAGGGTGGGCTTCGCGGTCCTCTGGCGTCGGCGGCCTAATAGTGCCAGGGGAACCGACTGAAGTCCTGCTCGCGCCCCTCCAAGAACGCGTCGCGGCCCTCCTGCGCCTCCGGAGTCATGTACGCCAGCCGCGTCGCCTCGCCGGCGAACACCTGCTGGCCGACCATCCCGTCGTCGGTCATGTTGAAGGCGTACTTCAGCATCCGCATCGCCGTCGGCGACTTGCTCGTCATCTCGTCGGCCCACTCCAGCGCCACCTCCTCCAACTCCTCGTGGGGGATGGCCTCGTTCGCCATCCCCATGTCCACCGCCTCAGCGGCGGAGTACGTCTTCCCGCGGAAGAACACCTCGCGGGCCTTCTTCTGGCCCACCTGCTTCGCGAGGTACGCTGAGCCGAAGCCGCCGTCGAAGCTGGCGACGTCGGGGTCCGTCTGGAGGAACTTCGCGTGCTCCTCGCTGGCGAGCGTGAGGTCACAGACCACGTGCAGCGAGTGGCCGCCGCCGACCGCCCAGCCCGGCACCACGGCGACGACCGGCTTGGGCATGAAGCGGATCAGTCGCTGGACTTCGAGGATGTGCAGGCGACCCGCCTTCGCCTCGCGCACGAGTTCGTCGTCGGACTCGTCGGCCTCGTCGTCGTCGCGGTACTCGTACCCCGACTCCCCGCGGACGGACTGGTCGCCGCCCGAGCAGAACGCCCAGCCGCCGTCCTTCTCGGAGGGGCCGTTGCCCGTCAGCAGGACGCAGCCGATGTCGGCGCGCTTGCGGGCGTGGTCGAGCGCGGCGTACAGTTCGTCGACGGTGCCGGGGCGGAACGCGTTGCGCTTCTCGGGCCGGTCGAACGCGATGCGGACGGTGGGCGAGTCGACCGCGCGGTGGTAGGTGATGTCGTCGAAGGCGTCGCTGCCGTCGACCGGCTCCCATCGCTCGGGGTCGAAGATCTCCGAGACGGTGTCCGTGTCGCTCATACCGACACACCGGCAGGCGGCACCAAATAGCTACCCGGACGCCGCCGTCACGTCGACGCCGGCGCCGACAGGGCCCGTCGACTCACCGCTCGCGGCGGCGGCGGTCCGCGCGCAGCGCGTACACGTCGCGGTAGCGGTCGTCGGGGTCGGGACCCGCCACCGGCGCCGCCGCGAACGCGTGGGGGAAGGCGAGACCGACGACGAACGCGAACGCCACCGTCAGCGCCGCCAGGACGGTCTCCAGCCCGCCGCCGACCGCCGAGCCGAGCACGGCCAGCCCCGCGACGGCTAGCACCGCCGCGTTGTAGTACACGACCCTGACCCACAGCCCGCTCGCCAGCCCGCGCGGCCACGGCGCGAACCGGTCGGCGCGACGGCGCAGCCGGTCGTGACGGACCAGCGCCAGCCCCGACAGGAGCGCGACGTAGCCGAACACGAGGGGGACGGAGGCGTCCCTCGGGACCGCCCGGATCGCCACCAGCAGCCCCGGGAACGCCACCAGTCCGTGCTCGATGAACGTGTCGAACACGTCTTCGAGGAACCGCCCCAGCGAGTCGTTGCCGTGGCGCTCGGCGCGGCGTGTGGCCGCGCGCTCGACGCCGTCCCTCCCGTCGCTCATACACGACACCTCGCGCGGACGGGGGAAAAGCCTCGCCCGACGCGCCTACGGGTCGGCCACGCGCTCGGCCACCGCCTCGGCGACGGCATCGCGCACGCGGTGGCTCGCCTCGGCGTCGCTCGTCACCTCGATCACGTGGCTGCCGTCGCTCGCGACGCTCTCTCGGTACAGGTCGCGGAACCCATCGCGGTCGTCGCCCTCGACGCGGGCGAATTCGAGGTCGTACAGGGCCGCGGTCGGCTCGAAGTCGAGTCCGTGGGGCGTCTTGAACTGCCCCGTGAACGGCGGGTCGAACCGCTCGATGGGGAGCATGTGGAAGATGCCGCCGCCGTCGTTGTTGACCACGACCACCGTCGCGTCCACGTCACAGCGGGCCAGCGCGAGCAGCCCGTTCATGTCGTGGTAGTACGCGAGATCGCCGGTGACGAGTGTCAGGTCGTCCGTCGTCGCGGAGCCGGCACCCAGCGCGGTCGAGACGATGCCGTCGATGCCAGAGGCGCCGCGGTTGCCCAGCATCGTGATCCCCTTCGCGGCCGGGGCGGCGAAGCGGTCGGCGTCGCGTACGGGCATCGAGTTCGAGACGAACACCGTCGACGGCTCCGGGGCGAGGTCGGCCACGTCCGCCAGCACGCGCCCCTCGAAGGCTCGCCCGTCGTCGGCAGCCGCCTCCTCGACGGCGTCCCAGTGGGCCGCCTCGGCGGCTTCCCACCGTTCGCGCCACGCGGTCGAGTCCGTCGCGCCCGGACCGCCCACCTGTCGCGACAGCGCGCCACAGAGCCGCGACGGGTCCGCGACGACCAGATCCGTCGCGGCGAACTCAGCCTCGCGCCACTCGCCGGCGGGGTCGACGACGAACTGGCGCGCGTCGGTGCCGGCGAGGTACTTGCGCAGCGGCTTCGACGTGGGCGAGGCGCCGAAGCGGACGACCACCTCCGGGTCGGGCCAACCGTCGGGCGCCCCGTCGGCGAGGACGCCGTCGTAGCCGCCGAGGACGGGCGCGACGCGGACGGCCGAGCCGAAGCGCAGCCCCGACAGCGGGTCGGCGAGGACGGGGAACCCCGTCGCGTGCGCCAGCGCCGTCACCGCCTGCGGGTCCGGCCCGGGCGGGTCGGCCGGTCCGGCGACGATCAGGCCGCGCTCGGCGTCGAGCGCCCCGGCGAGCCGCCGGAGGTCGCGGTCGTCGGGCATCGGGTGGCCGGCGGTCGTCGAGACGAACGGCCGGTCGTCGTCGCGGCCCTCGGCGGCGAGCCGCGGGAGGTCGTCGGGCACGTCGCCCTGGACCGTCACCGGCTCCAGCGGCTTGCGGAACGGGACGTTCAGGTGGACCGGGCCGGCGGGGGTTCCCTCCGCCGTCGAGACGGCGCGCGCGAGGTCCGTCCGGAGCGAGCGGAGCTTCCGGTCGTCGGCTTCCGGCTCGGGCAGGTCCTTGTACCACCGGACGGCGTCGCCGTACAGCTTCTCCTGGTCGACGGTCTGGTTGGCGCCCGAGTCGCGGAGTTCGGGCGGCCGGTCAGCGGTGAGGAGGAGCAGCGGCACCCGCGACTGGGCCGCCTCCATCACCGCGGGGTGGAAGTTCGCGGCGGCGGTGCCGGAGGTACAGACGAGCGGGGTGACGGCGCCCGTCCGGCGGGCGCGGCCGAGCGCGAAGAACGCCGAGGCGCGCTCGTCGAGGTGGGAGAACACGTGGATATCCGGGTGGCGGTCGAAGGCGACGGTGAGCGGGGTCGACCGCGACCCGGGGGTGATACAGACGGCGTCGACGCCCGCGGCCGCGAGTTCGTCGGCGACGGCGCGGCCCCACAGCGTGTTCCGGTTCGGGGCGTGTCCGGTCATGGAGCCGGCTTCGGCCGGCGCGCGGATAAACGGCGTGTCCCGTCGCCGACGCCGTCGCCGGGGTCGCGGCTCGCCGGCCGTTGGAACGTGTCGCTAGCGGGCCGGTATCGCGAAACCAGACACTTGAACGTCCCTCGCGTCGGGTCGTCCATGCGACTCACCGAGGCGCGCGAGACGTTCGATCGACGGCTCACGTTCCCGGCCGACCGCGAGGCGGTGATCGACGGGGTGGGCGACGTGCGGCTCGAGGCACCCAACGGGGACG
It encodes the following:
- a CDS encoding 1,4-dihydroxy-2-naphthoyl-CoA synthase — encoded protein: MSDTDTVSEIFDPERWEPVDGSDAFDDITYHRAVDSPTVRIAFDRPEKRNAFRPGTVDELYAALDHARKRADIGCVLLTGNGPSEKDGGWAFCSGGDQSVRGESGYEYRDDDEADESDDELVREAKAGRLHILEVQRLIRFMPKPVVAVVPGWAVGGGHSLHVVCDLTLASEEHAKFLQTDPDVASFDGGFGSAYLAKQVGQKKAREVFFRGKTYSAAEAVDMGMANEAIPHEELEEVALEWADEMTSKSPTAMRMLKYAFNMTDDGMVGQQVFAGEATRLAYMTPEAQEGRDAFLEGREQDFSRFPWHY
- the menD gene encoding 2-succinyl-5-enolpyruvyl-6-hydroxy-3-cyclohexene-1-carboxylic-acid synthase codes for the protein MTGHAPNRNTLWGRAVADELAAAGVDAVCITPGSRSTPLTVAFDRHPDIHVFSHLDERASAFFALGRARRTGAVTPLVCTSGTAAANFHPAVMEAAQSRVPLLLLTADRPPELRDSGANQTVDQEKLYGDAVRWYKDLPEPEADDRKLRSLRTDLARAVSTAEGTPAGPVHLNVPFRKPLEPVTVQGDVPDDLPRLAAEGRDDDRPFVSTTAGHPMPDDRDLRRLAGALDAERGLIVAGPADPPGPDPQAVTALAHATGFPVLADPLSGLRFGSAVRVAPVLGGYDGVLADGAPDGWPDPEVVVRFGASPTSKPLRKYLAGTDARQFVVDPAGEWREAEFAATDLVVADPSRLCGALSRQVGGPGATDSTAWRERWEAAEAAHWDAVEEAAADDGRAFEGRVLADVADLAPEPSTVFVSNSMPVRDADRFAAPAAKGITMLGNRGASGIDGIVSTALGAGSATTDDLTLVTGDLAYYHDMNGLLALARCDVDATVVVVNNDGGGIFHMLPIERFDPPFTGQFKTPHGLDFEPTAALYDLEFARVEGDDRDGFRDLYRESVASDGSHVIEVTSDAEASHRVRDAVAEAVAERVADP